In one window of Achromobacter xylosoxidans A8 DNA:
- the kleE gene encoding KleE stable inheritance protein → MSNIIKFPKEIEQPAAPAPVEPAAAPAAPNKAPGAGLLAGLVKFVWVATVLVWPILKWVLSIATFFQFVRMLYHWNTPGVYAGWSFLVYFAVLTAITYFVSIYKPKGL, encoded by the coding sequence ATGTCCAACATCATCAAGTTCCCCAAGGAGATCGAGCAGCCCGCCGCGCCCGCGCCGGTGGAGCCTGCCGCCGCGCCTGCTGCCCCCAACAAGGCCCCCGGTGCTGGCCTGCTGGCCGGCCTGGTCAAGTTCGTATGGGTGGCGACCGTGTTGGTCTGGCCGATCCTCAAGTGGGTGCTGTCGATTGCCACCTTCTTTCAGTTCGTGCGGATGCTCTACCACTGGAACACGCCTGGCGTGTATGCCGGCTGGTCGTTCCTGGTGTACTTCGCGGTGCTGACCGCGATCACCTACTTCGTTTCGATCTACAAGCCGAAGGGGCTTTGA
- the kleA gene encoding stable inheritance protein KleA, producing MSDNKIMPWIDELEGAAATDFPARRDEIAAMMAEAAELVRKAEELRGKAYFAGCSLEGQAKGHWSMEAVEQAKRRAGW from the coding sequence ATGAGCGACAACAAGATCATGCCCTGGATTGACGAGCTGGAGGGCGCGGCAGCGACCGACTTCCCGGCCCGCCGTGACGAGATCGCGGCCATGATGGCCGAGGCGGCCGAGCTGGTGCGCAAAGCCGAGGAACTGCGCGGCAAGGCGTACTTCGCCGGATGCTCCCTGGAGGGGCAGGCCAAGGGCCATTGGTCGATGGAAGCCGTCGAGCAGGCCAAGCGCCGGGCCGGCTGGTAA